The Coffea arabica cultivar ET-39 chromosome 6e, Coffea Arabica ET-39 HiFi, whole genome shotgun sequence genome contains the following window.
CCCCCACAACGAAAGTGAGGTAGATTTTTAACGTTGCTACAGATAGGTATGTATGTATACCAAAAATTTGCCCAATCGACCGATCCTCCTCCCccttctctcctctcttcaAGAACTGGAAACTTGCTTAGAAATTTAGAAAGTGAAATAGGAGAAAACGAAAGGTTTTAACAGGAGACAACATAGAGATTGGAAAACGCTAAATCTACTTTGGCAGAAATGAAACATCCAAGTGATGATTATTGACTAGTCCTGGAAGATGTATGCCAGGGATGGGGTAATTTGCTGCAATCCCTATGACAAAAACTGCTTCCTTATTCAAGTCAGGTGGTGAAGAAAATACAAAAAGACCACCGTCCATAACGAAGCACCTTGTGATTGCTGTTTTGAGCCTGCTCCGGATTATACTCAGGTTTCCAACAGCAGCAGACGAACCAAATGGGAGTGAGGACTGACCCATCAAAGGCGAACCGACATTTATAGCTtgagaaaacaataaaaatgaagataaaaaaCCATTGGCCAACTAGCTACACTGTTACAATGCCCTAGGTGGAGAATAAAATGATCTGTACAGTTAATTTACATTGAAATCCTGACtaagaaaagataaaaggaatttACAGTCAGAAAAGACATGATGGTCTTCTCATGATGGGTTCCTCATGATCTTCACGCTGCTGTAGAAGCGCTTAAGGTCTTTCATTGCCTTTTCCTCTATCTGAATCGAGCGAATAGATGAAGGTGTCTCGACCTCCTGCTTGAACCACCTGTTCAGACCACCGGAGTCTGATGGTGAACCTTGACCACCTGCCACTGAGAAGCCAGTGGTTCTCGTTTTTGGACTGGAAAGAGATTGCTGATGTTTTCCCTGGGTTGAGAAAAACAAATTAACCAactaaataaacaaaagaagttATTTGCAATATTGTTGGTCAGGTAGGCTGCTCAAGAAGGGGCTAATAATGGACACACAGTAACTCATTAAGGCACATCAAGATAAGAGAAAGCGTGTGTTCAGAAACCCCATACCTGTTGCAGTTGGATGTCCCTGAGAGACGGACGAGAAAGAGAAGGTGGAGTCCCTGATGCAGCCCAAGGTGGTGTGTTTCTTTCTCCATCAGAAGCTTGAGTCGTCTGTGTTGCAACAACAGGTATCGGATTGGAGGGCAGAAATGAACCTAACCGAATCTTGGCGCCACTGCTTCCATCAGTAATATCTTCCACAAGATCGTTGGACTTTGCGGGCTTTATTGCCTTTATTTTACTCTGCTCATCCTGTATCTCACGCAGAGAGGAGGAACCCTTAGAAATCTTAGCACCACCCCAAGCAGGACCCTCACATTTGAGCACTGATGGAGGAGGTGCAGTACATTTTGGAGCATCATCAAGACCACCACTCAAGAACATAGAAAGCCCGCCTTTTCTGTTCTTCTTCTTTGACACAGAATGCAATGAACGATTATTTCTTTCAACTTCTGCCAAATTTTTCGTAATGCTAGTAGAATCTTCAGGAAATTGTTTATCTGCAACTCCCTCAAGATCTCCACTTTCATCCTAAAAGCACCAAATACAATGAGTAACAATCATCAAACACTATACTCCAGCTATAAACTGGATTTTCAGAACCCTTAACATATGAGATCAAATAATGAAATGACAAAGCTACAAAATCAGAGACTGCATGTCAACTTTGGCAATAAGAAGTAACATGGTTCATGTTCAAGCTTCACAAAATGCCTATAACCTAATGGGGACTTATCATAATAGAGTCAGAGATACTcagaaaattttgaccaagcAAAGTGGTAAATTCTGAAGAAAATAATTTAATCACTGAGCAACTAATATAAATAGCTTCCTGCGAACATCCCTAGCTAAAACATGCTTCTCTtctattttcactaaataaaattaaaacacACTTTCTTACATATCAAAGATCTAACTACAGCAGAGACTACAAGGTTTTACCTTGTGCTTACTATGAGATGATTCAACTTCCACACAAGTCTTTATGGAAACCAAGTGATCAATCTTTTCACAATTACCAGATGCCTCTTCAACTTTtcctgccctgtttttgctctttcttctttgcttttTGGACACTGCTTTTTTACAGCCTTTACcatcaacagaaacagaagaaGATGCTTTTGCCTGAAGACTCTCCAAAGGCGCCCCAAGTTCATCAAGCGAGCTCTGCAAAGCTGTCCTGGTCTGGAGTTTCTTCATTTGCTGGTCATCCAGGGAATGACCTTTCAACAGCTTCTCTTCAAGCATCTCAATCTGCTGTAACTTCTTTTTCAAAGCTCGAACCTGTTTGGAAACTGCTTCCTTGGCATCATCATTACACTGCAAAAAGCCATCTAATCTTACAGCTCTCTCTGCTATGGAGGATGGTCTCTGTATACAGGTGTCACGTTTCCTAAGAAATTCATTGTCACTATCTTCTTCTTCACTATAGATGATGGCAGGGAAGGTAGCTGTCGGGGTTGGAAGCCGACGATAACACCATGATTCAGTTGACTTCAAATCCAGCAATTTTTCAAGGCTGAGCAATATGTCCAATGAAGTGTTGGTAAAAGTATGCGTTGAGACAGCAAGAATGTAATCAAGGTTGCGAATAGCAATCTCCTGCAGGAAAATAGTTTCATTTTTACAAGATTTCATCTATTAAATAGAAGTAGCAATTCTGGTCCTAGACAAGTACAAAACATCGCGAATACAAGTTTGATGAGTTTAAAGTGAAAGGATAATTACAGAAAATCACTCTCTCGAAATTTACTCAGGTGCTAATCAATCAAACAGGTCCAATGGCAACACACTAGATCAATGAGGGAACATGAAAAAATAGCACATTCCTTTAAAGGCATTCAGCCAGCTGTGGTCAGATAAAAGATATCACCCTGAACAGGAACATATTAacttgaaagaagaaaaaaaataagaaaaagaaactcCAATTACCCCCAAACAAAGAAACACATCGTGTGACAATGCCATTATACTCACAgaacaaaaaatttcagctACTCTTTTGGTTACTATTAGACTGGTGAAGAATGGTTTTTACAAAATAGGAGCCATCCATGGCAATTTGTGGAAACAAAATCAGAATAACTGTTTAGGTGTTCAAGGGACTGACAATGTATATCAAGTGATCTCTCCCTTCTGAGTTACCCACTTAGGTTACAAGCCAAGAATGCTTAAGCCCCTTAATAAGTTTAACAAAATGGTTGAGGCTAAAAAATCACTTGGATCAATACCATCTTTCATAGCATGGTATGCAACTGCATACtgcaaaaccaaaaaaagtGCAAGTTGTCTCCCATATGGGGTAACCCAGCTTAAGGTGGCCAGTAAGTTAAACACCctttttcaagtaaaatttcattGCTCACAACCTTGAAATTGACAGAAAAGAGCAAGTTGATGCCTCATTCACATTTCAAACAACCACGAAAGACAGAAACCTGGTATACCTATTAAGTTAAATCAGAAAAGTCATCAGTTATACCTCAGAATGCTTCCTTAGGTCATCTGCTCCAAGTGAATCTGCAATTTCTAGCAGCTGAAGGGCACTTCGTGGCTCCAACAAGTACTCTATTGCGACCTTTTCGCACAAAGTTTTTAAGCTTGGCACGGTCTTCACGATGCCTTCCTTTGGGTCAATGGATGAGACATCGTCAGACTCTAGATCattaaaaataaaaccttcATCGAATTCATCTGTTTCAATCTTGACCTTTTGCTTGACCTTCTGAGAACCCTTGACAATTTTAGGAGAATATGTAGGATGATAGAGAGAACTAATAATCAGTAGATGTGTCTCTCCTACTGAAATTGAAGTTGCCTTTTTCACACCATGTAACCTAGTTGCAATAGGTGGTTCATCTTTTCTGTTCTTTCCATCCCACATATAAACATCACCAGTGTCAGTAGCAGCAGCAGTCCAGTACTTCCCAGCTGAGATGCTAACAATGCTTCTCCCACATAGCGAATATAACTATACAACAAAGATGAATATTCAACATTCTTCAAAACAAAAGGTCACAGAGAAGGAGGAAGCAATAATTAGCTCAATTAAGTAAAACCTGCTGGCAACGGAGACTAGGATCTGATGAAACCCAATAAAAAAGGGCCCCATCATCAGTTAGAGCCATGCTATGCGTCACCCCAGCAGCTATGGCACCAACATGAAGGCGCTCCTTCCTGTGAAACTTCAGAAGAGTGTTCCCAAGTTTCCTCGTATTTCTAGCAATAACAACACGTCTTGGGGTAACAAGTCGGTAACCCCAAGTGAATACCTGCCAAAGAATATGGAGCTGCAAAATGACTAACATATAACAGAAACTTGAGATCATtaatatcatcactttaacaTCTTATTCTGTAAATACTATATGAACATCTGCAAGTTAAAGGGAAGTTACCATAAATGTCCAGGTGTCTGATCATTTGAATCAAGTCTATGACAATTAGATTTCGGGACTACCTAGTACAAACTTTGCCGTGTCCTAGTCATCAGCTAAACAACCCAGAATATTGAATATTGAACAATTCTCAGAATATTGAACAACTTCAGACATTACATTCCTGATGAAGAGATAGATTTGTTTCTGATAGGTCACAAGCAAATCAAAAAATGGAGATGGAAGTTGTAAAGATTCTGTGAACCTCAGGAAATCCAGCACAGTATCAAGTTTACTTGTCTTAAATTTAGATTAAGCAAATAAATACATTAGATTTGTCCCACAGAATATAAGATCTTTCATTAGGTGGCAAATAATTATCATTTACCAGCCAATCATAATTAATTATTCCTTGCATGTCAAAGTTAAGCATCACACACGTGCCAGGACATGTTAGG
Protein-coding sequences here:
- the LOC140004498 gene encoding uncharacterized protein isoform X2 encodes the protein MLCYEDPCRKKNMQTPVRKRLPSGLSKDLWLVAREGSLSDVDLALAWLKKSGGNVNARNSFGLTPLHIATWRNHVPIVRRLLAAGADPNARDSESGWSSLHRAMHFGHLTVASVLLQSGASITLEDSKSRTPIDLVSGPVLQVVGDGDDLVATEVFSWGSGVNYQLGTGNAHIQKLPCKVDTLYGSYVKLVSAAKFHSVAVTDRGEVYSWGFGRGGRLGHPEFDIHSGQAAVITPRQVSSGLGARQVKTISAAKHHTVAATQAGEVFTWGSNREGQLGYTSVDTQPTPRRVSSLKARIVAVAAANKHTAVISDSGEVFTWGCNKEGQLGYGTSNSASNYTPRLVEYLKGKVFNAVAAAKYHTIVLGSDGEVFTWGYRLVTPRRVVIARNTRKLGNTLLKFHRKERLHVGAIAAGVTHSMALTDDGALFYWVSSDPSLRCQQLYSLCGRSIVSISAGKYWTAAATDTGDVYMWDGKNRKDEPPIATRLHGVKKATSISVGETHLLIISSLYHPTYSPKIVKGSQKVKQKVKIETDEFDEGFIFNDLESDDVSSIDPKEGIVKTVPSLKTLCEKVAIEYLLEPRSALQLLEIADSLGADDLRKHSEEIAIRNLDYILAVSTHTFTNTSLDILLSLEKLLDLKSTESWCYRRLPTPTATFPAIIYSEEEDSDNEFLRKRDTCIQRPSSIAERAVRLDGFLQCNDDAKEAVSKQVRALKKKLQQIEMLEEKLLKGHSLDDQQMKKLQTRTALQSSLDELGAPLESLQAKASSSVSVDGKGCKKAVSKKQRRKSKNRAGKVEEASGNCEKIDHLVSIKTCVEVESSHSKHKDESGDLEGVADKQFPEDSTSITKNLAEVERNNRSLHSVSKKKNRKGGLSMFLSGGLDDAPKCTAPPPSVLKCEGPAWGGAKISKGSSSLREIQDEQSKIKAIKPAKSNDLVEDITDGSSGAKIRLGSFLPSNPIPVVATQTTQASDGERNTPPWAASGTPPSLSRPSLRDIQLQQGKHQQSLSSPKTRTTGFSVAGGQGSPSDSGGLNRWFKQEVETPSSIRSIQIEEKAMKDLKRFYSSVKIMRNPS
- the LOC140004498 gene encoding uncharacterized protein isoform X1 — protein: MHEVVPHFCQKKNMQTPVRKRLPSGLSKDLWLVAREGSLSDVDLALAWLKKSGGNVNARNSFGLTPLHIATWRNHVPIVRRLLAAGADPNARDSESGWSSLHRAMHFGHLTVASVLLQSGASITLEDSKSRTPIDLVSGPVLQVVGDGDDLVATEVFSWGSGVNYQLGTGNAHIQKLPCKVDTLYGSYVKLVSAAKFHSVAVTDRGEVYSWGFGRGGRLGHPEFDIHSGQAAVITPRQVSSGLGARQVKTISAAKHHTVAATQAGEVFTWGSNREGQLGYTSVDTQPTPRRVSSLKARIVAVAAANKHTAVISDSGEVFTWGCNKEGQLGYGTSNSASNYTPRLVEYLKGKVFNAVAAAKYHTIVLGSDGEVFTWGYRLVTPRRVVIARNTRKLGNTLLKFHRKERLHVGAIAAGVTHSMALTDDGALFYWVSSDPSLRCQQLYSLCGRSIVSISAGKYWTAAATDTGDVYMWDGKNRKDEPPIATRLHGVKKATSISVGETHLLIISSLYHPTYSPKIVKGSQKVKQKVKIETDEFDEGFIFNDLESDDVSSIDPKEGIVKTVPSLKTLCEKVAIEYLLEPRSALQLLEIADSLGADDLRKHSEEIAIRNLDYILAVSTHTFTNTSLDILLSLEKLLDLKSTESWCYRRLPTPTATFPAIIYSEEEDSDNEFLRKRDTCIQRPSSIAERAVRLDGFLQCNDDAKEAVSKQVRALKKKLQQIEMLEEKLLKGHSLDDQQMKKLQTRTALQSSLDELGAPLESLQAKASSSVSVDGKGCKKAVSKKQRRKSKNRAGKVEEASGNCEKIDHLVSIKTCVEVESSHSKHKDESGDLEGVADKQFPEDSTSITKNLAEVERNNRSLHSVSKKKNRKGGLSMFLSGGLDDAPKCTAPPPSVLKCEGPAWGGAKISKGSSSLREIQDEQSKIKAIKPAKSNDLVEDITDGSSGAKIRLGSFLPSNPIPVVATQTTQASDGERNTPPWAASGTPPSLSRPSLRDIQLQQGKHQQSLSSPKTRTTGFSVAGGQGSPSDSGGLNRWFKQEVETPSSIRSIQIEEKAMKDLKRFYSSVKIMRNPS
- the LOC140004498 gene encoding uncharacterized protein isoform X3; amino-acid sequence: MHFGHLTVASVLLQSGASITLEDSKSRTPIDLVSGPVLQVVGDGDDLVATEVFSWGSGVNYQLGTGNAHIQKLPCKVDTLYGSYVKLVSAAKFHSVAVTDRGEVYSWGFGRGGRLGHPEFDIHSGQAAVITPRQVSSGLGARQVKTISAAKHHTVAATQAGEVFTWGSNREGQLGYTSVDTQPTPRRVSSLKARIVAVAAANKHTAVISDSGEVFTWGCNKEGQLGYGTSNSASNYTPRLVEYLKGKVFNAVAAAKYHTIVLGSDGEVFTWGYRLVTPRRVVIARNTRKLGNTLLKFHRKERLHVGAIAAGVTHSMALTDDGALFYWVSSDPSLRCQQLYSLCGRSIVSISAGKYWTAAATDTGDVYMWDGKNRKDEPPIATRLHGVKKATSISVGETHLLIISSLYHPTYSPKIVKGSQKVKQKVKIETDEFDEGFIFNDLESDDVSSIDPKEGIVKTVPSLKTLCEKVAIEYLLEPRSALQLLEIADSLGADDLRKHSEEIAIRNLDYILAVSTHTFTNTSLDILLSLEKLLDLKSTESWCYRRLPTPTATFPAIIYSEEEDSDNEFLRKRDTCIQRPSSIAERAVRLDGFLQCNDDAKEAVSKQVRALKKKLQQIEMLEEKLLKGHSLDDQQMKKLQTRTALQSSLDELGAPLESLQAKASSSVSVDGKGCKKAVSKKQRRKSKNRAGKVEEASGNCEKIDHLVSIKTCVEVESSHSKHKDESGDLEGVADKQFPEDSTSITKNLAEVERNNRSLHSVSKKKNRKGGLSMFLSGGLDDAPKCTAPPPSVLKCEGPAWGGAKISKGSSSLREIQDEQSKIKAIKPAKSNDLVEDITDGSSGAKIRLGSFLPSNPIPVVATQTTQASDGERNTPPWAASGTPPSLSRPSLRDIQLQQGKHQQSLSSPKTRTTGFSVAGGQGSPSDSGGLNRWFKQEVETPSSIRSIQIEEKAMKDLKRFYSSVKIMRNPS